Part of the Rhodothermales bacterium genome is shown below.
GCTGAGCGAGCAGGGCCGGATGGACGCGGTGAGCATCGGTGCGAGCTTCTGGCAGGATGTCGACACGCCGGAAATGCTGGCCCACGCCGAGGAGATTCTACGGTCGCTCGACTGATACGGTGAGCAGCGGCGATCGACCGACTGCACCGGAGGGCGCGGATGATCCGGGATGTGTCAGAAGTTCGTTGCGAGCTCCCAGAGGTATCTGACAGTGTCACCGTTGCGGGTACCGACAAACAGGGCGAACGCCAGGCCCAACGCGAAGGGATGGAGCACGAGGGCCACGACCAGCAGTCCAATAGATATGCGTGAGCAACGCCAGAAATCCATCAGACTGCGGCCCGCCGAGAGCCAGAAAAGACCAGCGGTGACTGCGAGTACGGAAGACGCTACTCCCATTCTCACCTCTTCGCTGAACGTTGCAATCGCCGGCGACACGAGAAGCAGAAGGATCAGGGGCCACTGCGGCCAGATCACAAGCATCATCACCTGGGCCGGGAGCAGCGTCTGTCTTGCCCGGGACAATAACGAGAGGGTCGACGTCCACGCCACTGCCGTCAGTGCGTAGGCGCTGGCCACAATCGCCGTCAACATCCACGGTTGGTCAAGAAGCGCTCCCACAAATTCACGCAGTTCGGGCGACAGCCCGTTACGACCGACCAGGAAGACGGGCAGATACGATATCTCTGTGAGCAGCACCGCCATCAGCATGCCGATTCCGGCCGAGACGGCGAACAGAATCACAATACTCTCGCCCACCAGCGATTCACGTCCGCTCACAACCGCCTCGCGATAGAACGCGTGTGACAGAAAGTAGCGGGGGACCATGTGTCTAAGCCTGGGTGAGGTGGCGTAAGCAAGACCCAGAGCGGCCAGAATCGTCCAGCCAAAGACTGTCATCCACATCCAGCCTCTCGGCGCCGGATCTCCAGCAGGAAACGCGAAGACCTGTTGGTCACCGGTCGCAAATCCGCTTGCCACCTCCAGTGCGGGTCGCGGTCCTCCCGACGAATTATGAAGGCCATATCTCCGCTGGACGATATCTGCATACGCATCGTCTCTTGTCGAAGGATCTTGCCAGCGGTGGATGAACACGAGTGAGGGCGTGTCGATCGCTTCGCCGCCACTGACGACCTGCAAGGCTCGCTCGATGTATCGCGCCTGTGATTCAGGCGATCTCGGGTAGTTCAAGCCCCGATGACTCAGGTCCAGATCCGTCCACGTACCCAGCGCACCGATGCCCGTCACACGTGGCGGGTCGGACGAACTCGCGAGGAAGTGTAGAATTTCCGACGTCCCGATATCGCGGAGGTCGACAAAGACTTGATCGACTGTTGACTGACATGCGTCGAATTCTGTGACTCGGGTTGTGTAGTAGGTCTCGACGTCCGGTGGCGCGCGCTCACTGACAAAGTCGCCTATGTGATTGAGATAGGCGCATGCGTCCGGGTGACTCGTATCAATCAGATCGGCGAGGCCGATCCCGCGGAACGACCGAAAGCGATGCGCAAACGGAATCAGGTCCGTTGCAACAGTTCTAACGAAAGCAAGTGTGTCTGCGAGGCGGCTTACCGGAAGCGCCCGGACCGGGAGGTCCTGATACAGTGCGAGCCCGAGAGAGTCCGCAAGAATGTATAACTCCGGCCTCGTGATGATATTCGATCTCACCGCTTTGAATCCCGCGGCATGAATACGCTCGAGGTCATGCTGGGCCTCCCGGATATCGTCCGGCACGGCCCAGGTAACACCCAGCGTGAGATTCTGCGCCTCGGCGAGATCAGCAGATGCGCCCTGAAGAAGGACGAGCACGAAGGCCCCGATGATTTGAGCGCGGCTGTTCACGTTCGATTTGTCGTGTAGCAGGACTTCGAAAGTTAGCGTTTTGTGCCGGACCGTTACGGGCCGGGCGTCTGAGTACTAGAAAAAGAAGGGCCGCGCCGGTGGGTGGAGCGCGGCCCGGGTCGGAGCGAATCGGGAGGCATCGACGCATCTGGTCGATCCGGTTGTGGCCCAGCGTGCGGCACAGCGGAACTGGAGGACCCGCTCATCAACCGGTTGATTCGTTCCGTTGAAAATGGAGAATCTCGTCTCTGTGTTAGTCCATCATCTTGCGAATAAATGCGGGCGTTTCGTGATCATCTTTCATGATGCTCTCGGTTATGTCCCTGAGTTCGTTCGGCGCGACTCTTCGCACGCTGGGCTTGCGTGCGGTGTCTTTCACGTCGGCAGTTTCGGGATCCAGCAGGATCGGGCTCTTCGAGCGTCGCACATACGCGGGGGTGTCCAGCTGCTTGAGGTTCTCCTCTCCCTTGTAGTGGTGCACCGACATGTCGGTGTGGAGCGCCGATGGTTTGAAGGACTTTTCCTGCCGGGGAGGACCGTCGAAGCCTGTAGCGATGACTGTCACGCGAAGCTCATCGTCGGAGGCCTCATCGATGACCGTGCCGAAGATGACTTCAACATCGTCGCCCGCCTCGCGCTGAATGATGCTCGTGGCGTCTGTGGCTTCCTTGATTCCAAGGGATCGGCCGGCTGTGATATTCACCAGGACGTTGCGTGCGCCCTTGATCGAGAGGCCGTCAAGCAGGGGACTCGAGATAGCCTCTATGGCGGCGCGCTCCGCACGATTCTCTCCTTCGGCGGTAGCCGCGCCCATCAGTGCCGTACCGCCATTTTGCATGGTCGTCTTGACGTCGGCGAAGTCCAGATTGATAAGTCCCTGCACGGTGATGAGATCGCTGATGCCGCGTGTTGCGTTGTACAGCACTTCGTCGGCACGAGCAAAAGCCTCGACCAGACTCGTGTCCTCTTCGGCGATGTCCAGCAGCCGTTCATTAGGAATCACGATCAGCGTATCGATGTATTCACGAAGGCGCTCGATCCCCTCCGTTGCGGTCTTCATGCGCCGTCCGCCTTCGCATTCGAATGGACGGGTCACGATAGCGACGCTGAGAATTCCGAGACTTCGTGTGATCGACGCGACAACGGGCGCGCCTCCGGTTCCGGTGCCACCACCCATCCCGGCCGTAACGAAGACCATGTCGTAGTCGCTGAGCGCCTGCTCGATCTGCTCGTAGTTCTCCTGCACGGCTTCTGCGCCTGCACTGGGCCGTGCCCCCGCACCCAGACCCTTCGTCACGCTACGGCCCACCTGGATCTTTGTGGTGGCCAGGTTGGCGCCAAGCGCCTGCGCATCTGTGTTGATGGCAATGAAGTCCACACCTTTAATGCCGCGATCGACCATGTTGTTGATCGCGTTACCACCGCCGCCACCGACCCCGACCACGCAGATCTTGGCTTCATCGTTTGATGCCTCATCAAACTTGAAACGCGGGCTGAACAGATTATCCATTCTCTCCTCCAGTTTGCTTCGATCCCCGGGGAATCTTCTTAGTCTCTAGTTTTACAGGTCCCACTATAGTTCGTCGAACCAGGCTTTCATTCGCAATGCGATACGGCCAACCAATTTGTCACCCGGGATTCCATCTTCGCCCGGGTGTGTCACCATCGCGGTAGACAATGCGGCACCGCCACGCAGTTCGGGGCGAAGTGCGAAGAGCACCAGCCCGACCGATGTCGCGTATTTCGGATCGCTGACTTCTTCGACAAGGCCGCCGGCGAGACCCATCGGATAACCGACGCGCGCCTCAACGCCGAGAACCTCAGCTGCGAGATCCGCAGTACCAGGAACCATCGACCCACCGCCGGTGACGACGACGCCAGCCGAAAGATGTCTACCGTAGCCGCTGCGCTTGATCTCTATTCCGGCAATCTCCAGAATCTCCTCCATCCTCGGCTGTATGATCTGCGATAGCACTCCGCGGCCGATGGTCTTCTCCGACCGGCCTCCAATTCCCGGGATGGTAATCGACTCCTCCTCTGTGATGGCGTGTGCGATCGCAGCTCCGTAGTTGCACTTGAGATCCTCGGCCTGATCGCGCATCACACCAAGTCCCTTGCGGATATCATCCGTGACGTTGTTGCCCGCGACAGCAATGACTGCGGTGTGACGGATGGTGTTGTCCTCAAACACGGCAATGTCTGTGGTGCCGCCGCCGATGTCGATCAGTGCCACACCGACCTCTTTCTCATCCTGATGCAGTACGGCGAACGACGACGCCAGCGGTTCGAGAACGATGTCGGCAACGCTGAAGCCGGCCTTTTCTACGCACCGGTATATGTTCTTCGCGGCCGACACGAGTCCCGTGATAATGTGCACGTTCGCCTCGAGCCTCACGCCGCTCATCCCCACCGGATCGGCCACTCCATCCTGTCCGTCAACGATAAAGTCCTGCGGGATCACATGAAGTATCTCCCGATCAGCCGGCATCGCAACGTGCATCGTATCCTCGATTAGACGCTGCTGGTCGCGGAGAGTGATCTCATTGTCGCGATTGGAGATCGTAATGACTCCGCGACTCTGAAAACTTTGAACATGATCCCCCGCAATTCCGACGACAACGCTTTTCACTTCGACGCCCGCGCCACGCTCGGCCTCTCTTATGGCTTCCTGCACGGCGGCAACGGTGCGGTCGATGTTGACGACGACACCTCGATTGAGGCCATCCGACGCGGCCCTGCCGAAGCCGAGGATGTTGATACGGTCCAGTTCATCCACAGCAGCGACTACCGCGCACACCTTCGTGGTGCCAATGTCGAGTCCTACAACAATGTTGTCGTTCATTTCGCGTTGCGATTTTCGTTGATCAAGTTTGATCG
Proteins encoded:
- the ftsZ gene encoding cell division protein FtsZ; protein product: MDNLFSPRFKFDEASNDEAKICVVGVGGGGGNAINNMVDRGIKGVDFIAINTDAQALGANLATTKIQVGRSVTKGLGAGARPSAGAEAVQENYEQIEQALSDYDMVFVTAGMGGGTGTGGAPVVASITRSLGILSVAIVTRPFECEGGRRMKTATEGIERLREYIDTLIVIPNERLLDIAEEDTSLVEAFARADEVLYNATRGISDLITVQGLINLDFADVKTTMQNGGTALMGAATAEGENRAERAAIEAISSPLLDGLSIKGARNVLVNITAGRSLGIKEATDATSIIQREAGDDVEVIFGTVIDEASDDELRVTVIATGFDGPPRQEKSFKPSALHTDMSVHHYKGEENLKQLDTPAYVRRSKSPILLDPETADVKDTARKPSVRRVAPNELRDITESIMKDDHETPAFIRKMMD
- the ftsA gene encoding cell division protein FtsA, which translates into the protein MNDNIVVGLDIGTTKVCAVVAAVDELDRINILGFGRAASDGLNRGVVVNIDRTVAAVQEAIREAERGAGVEVKSVVVGIAGDHVQSFQSRGVITISNRDNEITLRDQQRLIEDTMHVAMPADREILHVIPQDFIVDGQDGVADPVGMSGVRLEANVHIITGLVSAAKNIYRCVEKAGFSVADIVLEPLASSFAVLHQDEKEVGVALIDIGGGTTDIAVFEDNTIRHTAVIAVAGNNVTDDIRKGLGVMRDQAEDLKCNYGAAIAHAITEEESITIPGIGGRSEKTIGRGVLSQIIQPRMEEILEIAGIEIKRSGYGRHLSAGVVVTGGGSMVPGTADLAAEVLGVEARVGYPMGLAGGLVEEVSDPKYATSVGLVLFALRPELRGGAALSTAMVTHPGEDGIPGDKLVGRIALRMKAWFDEL